The genomic DNA CACACGGCCAAGGGCCTGGAGTTCCCGGTGGTGTTCCTGACCGGCATGGAACAGGGACTCTTCCCGCACCAGCGCTCCGCCACCGACCCGGCCGAGCTCGCCGAGGAACGCCGCCTGGCCTACGTGGGCCTGACCCGCGCCCGGCAGCGCCTTTACCTCACCCGCTCCGAGGTGCGCAGCATGTGGGGGCAGAGCCAGTACAACCCCGCCAGCCAGTTTGTCGGCGAGGTCCCGGCCGAACTGATCGAGTGGAAGCGCGAGGGGATGGACCGGCCCACGTGGGGCGGCGGAGGCAGCATCACCTCCAGCCGCTACGGCGGATCATCCTGGGGCGCCGGTGCACCGATGGGAACCGGCGGCAGTACAGCCAACGCCCCGGTGGCCAAGGCCATGGGGCGCGTACAGCCGCAGAAGGAAGTCATTTCCGTAGCCGCGGGCGACAAGGTCAACCACACCTCCTTCGGGCACGGCACGGTGCTCGCGGTGGAAGGCGCCGGGGATAAAACGGTAGCCAAGGTGAAATTCGACATTGGCGAAAAACGCCTGCTGCTGCGCTATGCGCCCCTGACGAAGGAGTCCTGAAAGAGACGCCTGTCATAGCGCAGGCCCCCTCATTTCTACAAACGATAGAAGTGTGTGCTTCATCACTAAAGGGGTAGTCTGTGATCGGCGCCAAGCGCCGAGGGACTAAAGTTCCCAATGGAGCAGACCGGCTGGATGCATCTGCTCTGCGATCGTCAGATCGAATGTAAACCTACTTCGACGTAGAAGGACACTAGCCCGTGGACCTGTTTGAATATCAGGCGCGCGATCTGTTTGAGGCGCACGGTGTACCCGTGCTTGCCGGAATCGTGGCGCACACTCCTGAAGAAGCCAAAGCTGCTGCTGAGAAGATCGGCGGCGTCGTTGTCGTCAAGGCACAGGTCAAGGTTGGTGGCCGCGGCAAGGCCGGCGGCGTAAAGGTCGCAAAGACCGCCGATGAGGCTTTCGAGCACGCGTCCAACATCCTCGGCATGGACATCAAGGGCCACACCGTTAACAAGGTGATGATTGCCCAGGGTGCCGATATCGCCGAGGAATTCTACTTCTCGGTCCTGCTGGACCGCGCCAACCGCAACTACCTGGCCATGTGCTCGGTTGAAGGCGGCATGGAGATTGAGCAGCTGGCCGTGGAGCGTCCCGACGCCCTGGCCCGCGTGGCCGTTGATCCGGCCGTCGGCATCGACTCCGCCAAGGCTGCAGAGATCGTCGACGCCGCCGGGTTCGCACCCGAGCTGCGCGACGGAGTCATCAACGCCATCATCAAGCTGTGGGACGTCTTCACCAAGGAAGACGCCACCCTGGTTGAGGTCAACCCGCTGGTCCGCACCGGCGCCGGTGACATCGTTGCCCTCGACGGCAAGGTGTCCCTCGACGAGAACGCAGACTTCCGCCAGCCCGGCCACGCCGAGCTGGAGGACAAGGACGCCGCTGATCCGCTCGAGGCCAAGGCCAAGGAAAACGACCTCAACTACGTCAAGCTGGACGGCGAAGTTGGCATCATCGGCAACGGCGCCGGTCTGGTGATGTCCACCCTCGACGTGGTGGCCTACGCCGGCGAAAAGCACGGCAACGTCAAGCCTGCCAACTTCCTGGACATCGGCGGCGGAGCCTCGGCATCCGTCATGGCCGCCGGCCTGGACGTCATCCTGAATGACTCCCAGGTCAAGTCCGTATTCGTCAACGTCTTCGGCGGCATCACCGCCTGTGACGCCGTCGCCAACGGCATCGTCAAGGCCCTGGAAATCCTGGGCGACGAAGCCAACAAGCCGCTGGTTGTCCGTCTCGACGGCAACAACGTCGAGGAAGGCCGCCGCATCCTCGCCGAGGCCAACCACCCGCTGGTCACCCTGGCCACCACCATGGACGAAGGCGCCGACAAGGCCGCCGAGCTCGCTCACGCCGCTCGCTAACCGAGCCTGTCGAAACCTAGAAGAGAGAATCCACCTATGTCTATCTACTTGAACAAGGACTCCAAGGTCATCGTTCAGGGCATCACCGGCGGCGAAGGCACCAAGCACACCGCCCTGATGCTCAAGGCCGGCACCCAGGTTGTCGGCGGCGTCAACGCCCGCAAGGCAGGCACCACCGTCACCCACGGCGACGTTGAACTGCCCGTCTTCGGCACCGTTGCCGAGGCCATCGACAAGACCGACGCCGATGTCTCCATCGTCTTCGTGCCGCCGGCCTTCACCAAGGACGCCGTCATGGAAGCCATCGACGCCGGCATCGGCCTCGTTGTGGTCATCACCGAAGGCGTCCCCGTACAGGATTCCGCCGAGTTCTGGGCCCACGCCCAGTCCAAGGTGGACGCCGACGGCAACCAGGTCACCCGCATCATCGGCCCGAACTGCCCCGGCATCATCACCCCCGGTGAAGCACTGGTCGGCATCACGCCCGCCAACATCACCGGCAAGGGCCCCATCGGCCTGGTGTCCAAGTCCGGGACCCTGACCTACCAGATGATGTACGAACTGCGCGATCTTGGCTTCTCCACCGCCATCGGCATCGGCGGCGACCCGGTTATCGGCACCACCCACATCGACGCCCTGGCTGCGTTCGAAGCGGATCCCGAAACCAAGGCGATCGTGATGATCGGCGAAATCGGCGGCGACGCCGAAGAGCGCGCAGCCGAGTTCATCAAGGCCAACGTCACCAAGCCGGTTGTCGGCTACGTGGCAGGCTTCACGGCTCCCGAAGGCAAGACCATGGGCCACGCAGGCGCCATCGTCTCCGGTTCCGCCGGAACCGCCCAGGCCAAGAAGGAAGCCCTCGAGGCTGCCGGCGTCAAGGTCGGCAAGACGCCGTCCGAGACCGCCACCCTGCTGCGCGAAGTTTACGCAGCCCTCTAGTTCCACCACGCACGCCCCCGTCCCGCGGATACATTCCGCGGGACGGGGGTTTTGTGCGTACTGATCCGGTTAGAAAGTTAGACATGTCCACCTCAGTAACAAACGGTCCCGGCAAGGCCGGCGCATCCCGGCATAAACGGGCCCTGCGCCGCGCCTCCTGGATTGTCACCCTTGGCGGTTTCCTGTTCGGTTATGACACCGGCGTCATCAACGGCGCACTGCCATACATGCAGGACGATTTGGGCCTGACCCCGTTCACCGAGGGCCTCATCACCTCCAGCCTGCTCTTCGGCGCGGCGTTTGGCGGTGCCATCTCCGGCAAGCTGACCGACCGGTTTGGTCGCCGCCGCGTGCTGATGGGACTCGCCGTCGTGTTCCTGCTGGGTACGCTGGGTACCTCGCTGGCGCCCACCATTGCCGTGATGGTGATCTCCCGGATCGTGCTGGGGCTGGCAGTGGGCGGCGCTTCGGCGCTGGTGCCCCTGTTCCTGGCCGAACTGGCTCCCGCTGAACGGCGTGGCCAGATGGTGACCCGCGACCAGCTGATGATTGTTACCGGCCAGCTGGTTGCCTTCATCGCCAACGCGGTGATCGGCAACATCTGGGGTGAGGATCAGGGCGTCTGGCGCTGGATGCTCGTGGTGGCCACCCTCCCTGCCATCGCGCTGTGGATCGGTATCGCGTTTGTGCCCGAAAGCCCGCGCTGGCTGGCCTCCAAGGGCCGTTTCGCGGAAACCCTTACCGCCCTGCGCCGTATCCGCAGCGCGGAAGCGGCGGAGTCGGAGTACAACGAGGTGCGCGGACTCGCGGAGAAGGAGTCTGCCTCCGCCGGGAGCCTGCGTGACTTCGCCGAACCGTGGCTGATGCGGGTGCTGCTGATCGGCATGGGCCTGTCCATCGTCCAGCAGATCACCGGCGTCAACGCGATCATGTACTACGGCACGCAGATCCTCGCCAATGCAGGATTCGGTACGGAAGCGGCCCTCACGGCCAACATCGCCAACGGCGTGGTCTCCGTGGCCGCAGCCTGTGTCGGCATCTGGCTCCTGGGGCGGGTCCGGCGCCGCCGAATGCTGATGACCGGCCTCGTCGGCACCGCATCCTCCCTGCTGCTGATCGGGATCGTGTCCCTGACTGTGGCCGAGGGCAGCCTCCGCGGGTACCTCATCCTGGCCCTGACCGTGACGTTCCTGGCCTTCCAGCAGGGCGCCGTATCGCCGGTCACCTGGCTGATGCTCTCCGAGATCTTCCCGCTGAAGGTCCGCGGGCTCGGCATCGGCATGTCGGTCTTTGTGCAGTGGATGACCAACTTTGCCGTTGGATTCTCCTTCCCGATCCTGATGGCTGCCATCGGCATCTCCAACACCTTCTTTATCTTTGTGGTGCTCGGGATCCTGGCCCTGCTGTTTGTCCGCCGGTACGTCCCGGAAACCCGCGGCCAGAGCCTGGAACAGGTGGAGGAACAGCTCCGCGCCGCCGGCACCAAGTAGCCCGCGCAGACGCACAACGGAAGGGACCCTGCACGCTGCAGGGTCCCTTCCGCCTTTCCAAGATCCCCTAGGGAACGGCAGGGTATGCCGCGACCGTGGGCACCGTCACCGACGCAGTGAAGCTGGTGAGCGCGGTGGCCTTCGGCGGCGCGTAGACGGACGTGGCCGGCGTAACCTGCAGCACCAGCCTGCTGGCGGACGTTACGGTGTAGGACACCTCTTCCAATGGCAGGGTCACGGTGTGTTCTTTGCCGTCCAGGACCAGCGGCACCGGCGTCACCTGGTTGCCCAGCACCAGGGAAGCTCGGGCCTTATCTATGATCTGCGCGTAAACGTGGGTGCTGCCCTGCCGGGCTGACCCTCTGTAGGTGAGCGTCAGCTGCGGCGCCCCGAAGACCGAAGTGGTGACCGCCGGTGAGGTAATCGGTACGTTGACTGCTACCGGTGCAACCGCAGCCGCTACCACTGCGCCGCTGACGGCGGCGGGGGAGAGGAGCATGGATCCCCGCCCCGCACCCGTAAGGGAGCCGGTGGCTTCCGGGTAGCCCGGAGCAGCCCGGGTGACGCCGTGCTGATCAATGAACTCGAAAGCGGCTCCGGTGTCCACCGGCTGGTCCCGGAGGTATTTACTGAACCAGTTCAGCACCGCCGGGGTAATCCGGTCCGGACCGGCCGCGGAGTTGCACAAGCCGTGGCCGCCGCAGAACTGCAGCATCTTGGTGGGGGTGCCGGTGCTGCTGATCAGGCGATAGTTCCGGGTGGCCTCATCAAGGGTGAACAGCGTATCCGCAGTGCCCTGGATGATCAGCGTGGGAGCAGTAATGGAGGTGAACATACTTTCCGGAGTCAGCGACTCGAAGTAGGCAATGGATTCGGCGCTGAGTTGGTTTGGATAGGTCAGCCCTTCCCTGCAGGCCTTCCGGACCGGAGCGGCCAGGGCGCCCTGGTTTCCCACCAGCGAACCCAGCTGGCCCAGTGCCGTACCTTCGGCACAGAGCAGGGCACCCCAACCGCTCTTGAAGGAGCCCGCCTTGTAGAGACTGGTGGTCAGGTCATTCCAGGCGATGGTGGGCGTGATCGCGTCCACCCGCTGGTCCTGAGAGGCGAGGACAAACTGGATGCCGCCGCCGTAGGATGCCCCGGCCATGCCCAGCACAGGATCCCCCGGGGCGTCCAGGCTCGCTTCCGGCTGCGCTGCGATGTAGTCAATGAGGGCCGATCCGTCCCGGCCCTCATAAGCGGGGTTGTTGACATAGGCCTCACCGCCGCTGAGGCCGAACCCGCGCGGGTCCCATGTGACCACGTTGTACCCGGCTTCCCGCAGCGGCGCGATGCCGATGGAGCCGATCAGGGTGCTGGTGGAGGTGGCCGGCAGGCGTCCGCCGGGAAGCCCGAATCCGGGCCCCACCATCACGGTAGGGGCCTGCTGCCCGGCGGCGAGCCCTGTGGCAGGGAAGAAATTGGTATGGATAGGCGTGCCGTCAAAGCTGGTGACGACGACGTCGGTGCGCGCTGCCGGTGCCGCAGCAGTGGGGGCAGCCGGTGCTGCCACAGCGGGTACGGCAGCCAGTGTGGGGCCCAGCAAAGCTGCGGCAACCGCCAAAACGCCCAGGTGTTTCCTCATAATGACCTCATTGTCCGTGGGGAAGAAGATTGGTTACCGACTGGTAACTTCCCGCAGACTATGGAGAGGCCGGCGGGGGCACAAGCTTTGTGCAACATATTGAACCGATAGTGGCGTCCTTTTTGGCGTTGTCTATTGTGCTGCGATGGTCAGTGGTTTAGAGGACGCCGGTACGGCATGGACGGTTTCAGGCAGACAGAATGCCCCCGCACCTATGGTGCGGGGGCATTCCGGGATGATTCTCGGTGCTTGCCTGCGGCTACTTGCCGCCGCGGGCACCGCCGTCGCGGTCTGTGCCCTCTGGCGCCGCGCTCTTGGAGGCCGCGCTATCGGCCGGCACCACACCGTTGTTGGATGCTGCCGGCTCCTGGCGTTCGTCATGCTCGGTGGTGTGCAGGTCGAAGGAGGAACCGTGCTCCTCCACGCCGGCCTGAATGGCACGGCCGACAACGGATACCGCGAGCTTGCGCCGCAGCGAAAGCGGATCCCTGGCCAGGTCCTTAACCAGTGCCACGGTTAGCAGCAACATCACCACGGCAAAGGGCAAAGCCGCCACAATGGTGATTCGCTGCAGGCCGTCCAATGCCTCGGCAGGTTCGTCGCCGCCGGCCAGCAGCATCACTGCCGCCACGCCACCGGTAAGGATTCCCCAGAAGACGACGACGGCACGGGGCGGGGTTTCCGCGCCGTTGGAGCTCATTGAGGCCATCACGATGGATGCGGAGTCTGCTCCGGTGACGAAGAAGATTGCGATGAGGATCATGGCCAGAACGCCGACGGCGCCGGCCAGCAGATTCGGCATCGGCAGGGCAGCGAAGAGATCGAAGAGCGATCCGTCGAAGGAAATGGTGGGTTCCCCGTCCACCATGGTGACCAGCCCCTCGGATCCATTGGCCGCTGCTTCCTGCTGGGTGCCGATGGCCGCGCCGCCAAAGACGGAGAACCAGACAACGCTGACGGCGAAGGGCACCAGCAGGACGCCGGTAACAAACTGCCGGATGGTGCGCCCGCGGCTGATCCGGGCGATGAACATACCCACGAACGGCGTCCAGGAGAGCCACCAGGCCCAGTAGAAGATGGTCCAGCTGGAGAGCCAGGCGCGCATGGCTTCATCGCCGGTCACTTCGGTCCGGGAAGCCATCTGGGCCATGTTCGCGGCGTAGTCGCCAATGGCAGCGGGAACCACGTTGAGTATGAACAGGGTTGGGCCCACCACGAAGATGATCGCGGCGAGGACGAAAGCCAGGACCATGTTGATGTTGGACAGCCACTGGATGCCGCGGGAAATGCCGGACACGGCGGAGGCCACAAAACAGCCGGTGAGGACGGCGACAATGGCCACCAGAATGGGTGTGCCCACCGTACCCAGGAAGCCGGTGGCCTGGAGGCCGCTGCCGATCTGGAGGGCGCCGAGGCCCAGGGAAGCGGCGGTGCCAAAGAGCGTCGCGAAGATCGCGAAGATGTTCAGGACCTTGCCCAGCGGGCCGTCCACGCGCTTGGCGCCGAAGAGCGAGGTGAAGGCGGAGGAGATCAGCTGCTTGCGGCCCAGCCGGTAGGTGCCGTAGGCCATGGCAATACCCACCACGGCGTACATGGCCCAGGGGTGCAGGCCCCAGTGGAACAGCGAGGTTCCCATAGCGGTCTGCAGCGCTTCCGGGGTCTGGGCATCCACCGTGCCCGGCGGTGGGGAGATGTAGTAGAACAGCGGTTCTGCGACGCCGTAGAACATCAGGCCGATGCCCATGCCGGCGGAGAACATCATGGCTATCCAGGACACGGTCTTGTACTGGGGTTCCTCGCCGTCCTGGCCCAGCGGAATGCGGCCGAACCGGCCCACGGCCAGCCAGATGACATACACCACGAGGAACGAAGCCAGCAGGACGAAGAACCAGCCGGCATTGGTGATCACCCAGTCAAGCGCCGTCTGGGAGACGGCGGAAAGGTTGTCCGTTCCGAAGAAGCCCCACGCAATAAATGCCAGGGCGAGGACACCGGTGACGGCAAAGAGCAGCTTGTCCAGTTTCGCGGGTACACCGCGGCTGAGTGCCTTCTCCTGCGCGCGTTGCCCCTCAATCATCAGCTGGACAAGTTCGTGTTCCTGCTCCACCACCGGGAGGGAGGACGTGGTGGTTTCATCGATGGTGATGGCGAGCCGTGAGGACGCGGGATCACCGTCGTGCATTGCGGAGTCGCGCGGCGGACCTTCTGTGGTAGCCATAGGCCTTTCCTTATGTCAGCGCAAAGGGCCGGGTCCTTGTGACGGACCCGGGGCAGGCAGAAAGGCAACCACTCCCGGCGGCGGGGCTCAGAGTACCGCCCACAGTCCGCCGGATTTCTTAAAAGCAACGCGGCCGGACCTCTGCGTCCCTTTACATAATTCGCGAGTGTGTTCCTTTCAACGTTGCGGGCGGCTTCGTTGCAAGTCAAATCGGCTGGTTCCATTTCCGTGCCCGGCAACGCGCGCCGAACAGGCTGTGGCAGCATGCCGGTAGTGGTGGCCGGCCCGCCGGACGGGTCCCGGACCTAGAGTGCGGTGGTGCCGAAGAACATACCCAGCAGGTAGGTTGCGGCCGCGGCACCGAAGCCAATGGCAAGCTGCCGCAGGGCCCGCTTGAGCGGGGAAGCACCGGACAGCAGACCCACGACGGCGCCTGTCATCAGCAGTGCCAGACCCACCAGTACGCAGGAGAGGACAACGGCGGTCAGGCCGGTCAGGCCGAACAGGTACGGGAGTACCGGGATGACGGCGCCGGAGGCGAAGAAGCAGAAGCTCGACGCGGCAGCGCCGAGGCCCGTGCCCACGGACTCGTGCTGGTCCCGGGCCTCCCCGGCGTCGTCAGCCTCGGGATTCAGTGAGAAGCTCGGATCACAGTCGCAGCTGAAAAGTCCCATCCGCTCGGCCGCCCGGTGCTCGGCCGCTTCCTTGGACATGCCCCTGGCGCGGTAGACCAGCACCAGCTCATTGGCATCAATGTCCAGTGACTTCGCGGCGGAAAGCGTGATCTGCGTGGGCCGGGAGGCGTCCAGAAGTTCGCGCTGGGAGCGCACGGACACGTATTCGCCGGCACCCATGGACAAGGCGCCGGACAGCAGGCCGGCCAGACCGCTGATCAGGATGAAGGTGCTGGAGACCCCGGTGGCGCCGATGCCCATAATGAGGGCAAGGTTGCTCACCAGGCCGTCATTGGCGCCGAACACCGCCGCGCGGAAGTTACCGGACAGCCTGGTCCGGCCCCGCGTTGCCAGACCGCGGACCACTTCCTCATGGATCTGTTCATCAGCGGCCATGGCGCTGGTGGCATTCGGGTCCTGGGAATACGGAGACCGGCCCTCCGCCCGCTGGGCAAGGGCCAGCACAAACACCGAACCGAACCGGCGGGCCAGCAGGCCCAGCATCCGGTTGCGGAGGGAGGGGCGCAGCGGCCGGCCGGCGTCGTCGCCCAGCAGGCTGCGCCAGTGCTCTTCATGGCGTCCCTCCGCTTCGGCGAGGGCCAGCAAAATGTCCCGCTCTTCGCCCTCGCGGCGTTCAGCAAGGTAACGGTAGGTGGCTGCTTCGGCCTGCTCATCGGCCAGGTACTGGCGCCAGCGTTTCTTATCGGCCGCCGTCGGCTGGTGCGGGCTTTCGCCTGAACGGTCCGGCGAGGGGGAGGGGTTCACGGTGCTCCTGACAGGGACCGGAACGCATGGGGATCCGGCCAGCTTAGCTACGACTCTTCTGACCGAAGGTCTCGCTCGCCCGCCGCTGATGCCGGCGGGTGGACTGCCGGGACGCCGCAGCGTCCAGTGTGTCGACAGGCCTCGGGCTGACAGGCTGCGCCATCCCAGACATCACTTCAGACATCGTTCAGAACACAGACCCGGCCGGAGCTACTCCCCTTCGACGCCCAAGTGTAGTCGATCCCGGTGTGCAAAACCCGCCGGCTCGCGGTAAGGCACGGTTTGGGCCAAGACACAGCAGCTTAAGGCAAAGCCGGGCAGGCGCTAAAGTCAATTACGTGAGCAATAACTTTCCTGTCCCGGATCCGGACCGTCCATGGACCCGCCACTACAGCGACGGGGTCCTGACAAGTTTCAGCCTTCCCGAGGGTTCCCTGGTGGACATGGTGGAGACGTCGGTACGTAAATACGGTTCCAAAACCGCGCTGCAGTTCTTTGGTGCCACCACCAGCTACGCCGAGCTGGGTGAACAGATCCGCCGGGCAGCGGCGGGACTGCAGAAGCTGGGTGTACGCAAGGGGGACCGGGTGGCGCTGGTGCTGCCCAATTGCCCGCAGCATGTCGTGGCGTTCTACGCCATCCTGCGGCTGGGCGCTGTAGTGGTGGAGCACAACCCCCTCTACACCGACCGTGAGCTGCGGCACCAGTTCGAAGACCACGGCGCCACTGTGGCCATTGTCTGGGACAAGACCGTCCAGCAGATCCAGGACCTGCCCGCGGACATCCCGGTGCACACCATCATTTCCGTTGGCCTGATCGAAGCCATGCCGCTGAGCAACCGGCTGGCATTGAAGCTGCCGGTTGCCAAGGCCCGCACGGCCCGCGCCGCGCTGACGGCAGACAAACGGCCGCGCAGCGGGGCACGGAAGGTGCTGACCTGGAAGACGCTGCTGGACACCCGGCCGCTGCGCCGCCGGCACCCGCGTCCGGAGTCCTCGGACCTGGCGGCCATCCAGTACACCAGCGGCACCACGGCCGATCCGAAGGGGGCAATGCTCTCGCACGCCAACCTGATGGCGAACGCCGCGCAGGGCCGCGCCTGGGTGCAGGGCCTGCGCCCCGGCAAGGAAACCGTCTATGCCGTGCTGCCGATGTTCCACGCCTACGGCCTGACGCTGAGCCTGACCTTTGCCATGAGCATGGGCGCCCGCCTGGTATTGTTCCCGAAGTTTGATGTGGACCTCACCCTGCAGGCCATGAAGAAAACGCCCGCAACCTTCCTGCCGGCAGTACCGCCCATCTACGACCGGCTCGCGGCTGCCGCAGCGGAACAGGGCGTCTCGCTCAAGGGTGTCCGGTTCGCCATCTCCGGAGCCATGAACCTGCCGCCGAAAACGGTGGAAACCTGGGAAGCGGCAACCGGCGGGCACCTGATCGAAGGTTACGGGCTGACCGAAACCTCCCCTGTGGCGCTGGGTAACCCCTTCGGTCCCAGCCGCAAGCCCGGCACCGTGGGTGTGCCCTTCCCCGAGACCGATATCCGCATTGTGGATCCGGAGAATCCCACCGTGGAGGTGCAGTACGGCACGCCCGGCGAACTGCTGATCAAGGGCCCGCAGGTCTTTGGCGGTTACTGGAACAAGCCCCGGGAATCCGAAGCGGCGCTGCTTGAGGGCGGCTGGTTCCGCACCGGCGATATTGTGTCCATGGACGACGACGGATTTGTCACCATCCGGGACCGGATCAAGGAACTGATCATTACCGGCGGTTTCAACGTCTCCCCGTCCGAAGTGGAGGACGCCCTGAAGCGGCACGAGTCCGTGGATGATGCCGCGGTGGTGGGCATGGCCCGGACCGGAGGCGGCGAGGACGTGGTGGCCGCCGTGGTGCTCAAGCCCGGCTCGGGATTCAATGCCGAAGGGCTGCGTGCCTATGTGCGCAATGAACTGGCCGCCTACAAGGTCCCGCGGCGCATCGTGGAAATCCAGGAACTGCCGCGTTCGCTGATCGGCAAGGTCCTGCGCCGGCATGTGCGCGATAACCTGCAGAACGGCATCGACGGATCGTCCGCTACACCCGACCAGGGCACTGCGCCCGTCAATCCTGACGCCGGTCCTGCCGGTGCCCCGAAACAGCCCTGAGCAGAGAGAGCGGACATGAGCGCATCAAGCACGCAGCGGAAGGACCGGCCTGCCGAAGCCGACCACACCAGGCCCGGCCGGTATTGGAGCGGCCCGCTGGGGCATGCCGCACAGCGTGCGGCACAGATCCTGCTGATCCTGGTGCTCGTGTCAGTGTCCGTGTACGGGCTCCGGCAGATCACGCTGGTGGTGATCCCTGTCCTTCTTGCCCTCATCCTGGGGGCGGCGATCGCTCCCTTCGTGAATTGGCTGCGTCGTAAGGGATGGCCCAGTGCACTGGCTACGGGGTTGTCCTTCCTGCTGCTGCTGGCGATCTTCGGCGGCCTGGTGACGGGCATTGTTTTTGCCATTCGCAGCGAGTGGTCTTCCCTGGTGGACCAGGCAGTCCAGGGCTTCGACAAGCTCTATGACTTCATCCTGAACGGCCCCCTGCCGATCGATGACAACATGCTCAGGGACGCCCGGGACGCGGCGATCGATTTCGCCACCAGCAGCACCGTCAGTAACGGGGCAATCGCGGGCCTGTCAGCAGCGACGTCCTTTATCACCGGATTCCTCCTGATGGCCGTGGTGCTGTTCTACTTCCTGAAGGACGGGGACCGGATCTGGGCGTTCTTCCTGCGGTGGTTCCCCGAAGACCGGCGCGAAAAGGCCCGCATCTCCGGCTTCCGGGTCATGGAAGTCCTCGGCGGCTACATCCGGGGCACCGCCATCGTGGCACTGGTGGACTCGGTCTGCATCGGTGCGGCCCTGTTCATCCTGCAGGTCCCGCTGGCCCTGCCACTGACAGTGATCGTCTTCGTCGGTTCCTTCATTCCGCTGGTGGGTGCAACGGCGGCCGGAGTGTTCGCCGCCCTGATTGCGCTTGTAGCCAACGGCCCCGTGGTGGCGCTGGTGGTGGTGGTGGTGATCATTGCCGTGAACCAGATCGAAGGAAACTTCCTGCAGCCCGTGGTGATGGGTAAATCCCTGAGCATCCATGCCCTGGTCATCCTCCTGGCCCTGACCGCCGGAACCATCCTGGCCGGGATTATCGGCGCCATCCTGGCGGTACCCATCACGGCCGTCGGCTGGGCGGTCATCAAGGTGTGGACCGGGGAAGACAACGGTGAGGACATCGAGGAGCTGGCTGAGATCCCTGATCCCGAGGAACAGCCCGAAATGGAATCCGCGGAGAGCTGACGCGTGAAGGCCCTGCCCGTAGAACCTACCAACGCGCCGGTTGCCATCGGCGTGCGCATCCGTGCCGCCCGGCAGGCCCGCAGGATGACCATTGAACAGGTGGCCGAGGCAACCGGCCTGAC from Arthrobacter zhangbolii includes the following:
- a CDS encoding sugar porter family MFS transporter; the encoded protein is MSTSVTNGPGKAGASRHKRALRRASWIVTLGGFLFGYDTGVINGALPYMQDDLGLTPFTEGLITSSLLFGAAFGGAISGKLTDRFGRRRVLMGLAVVFLLGTLGTSLAPTIAVMVISRIVLGLAVGGASALVPLFLAELAPAERRGQMVTRDQLMIVTGQLVAFIANAVIGNIWGEDQGVWRWMLVVATLPAIALWIGIAFVPESPRWLASKGRFAETLTALRRIRSAEAAESEYNEVRGLAEKESASAGSLRDFAEPWLMRVLLIGMGLSIVQQITGVNAIMYYGTQILANAGFGTEAALTANIANGVVSVAAACVGIWLLGRVRRRRMLMTGLVGTASSLLLIGIVSLTVAEGSLRGYLILALTVTFLAFQQGAVSPVTWLMLSEIFPLKVRGLGIGMSVFVQWMTNFAVGFSFPILMAAIGISNTFFIFVVLGILALLFVRRYVPETRGQSLEQVEEQLRAAGTK
- the sucD gene encoding succinate--CoA ligase subunit alpha yields the protein MSIYLNKDSKVIVQGITGGEGTKHTALMLKAGTQVVGGVNARKAGTTVTHGDVELPVFGTVAEAIDKTDADVSIVFVPPAFTKDAVMEAIDAGIGLVVVITEGVPVQDSAEFWAHAQSKVDADGNQVTRIIGPNCPGIITPGEALVGITPANITGKGPIGLVSKSGTLTYQMMYELRDLGFSTAIGIGGDPVIGTTHIDALAAFEADPETKAIVMIGEIGGDAEERAAEFIKANVTKPVVGYVAGFTAPEGKTMGHAGAIVSGSAGTAQAKKEALEAAGVKVGKTPSETATLLREVYAAL
- the sucC gene encoding ADP-forming succinate--CoA ligase subunit beta — protein: MDLFEYQARDLFEAHGVPVLAGIVAHTPEEAKAAAEKIGGVVVVKAQVKVGGRGKAGGVKVAKTADEAFEHASNILGMDIKGHTVNKVMIAQGADIAEEFYFSVLLDRANRNYLAMCSVEGGMEIEQLAVERPDALARVAVDPAVGIDSAKAAEIVDAAGFAPELRDGVINAIIKLWDVFTKEDATLVEVNPLVRTGAGDIVALDGKVSLDENADFRQPGHAELEDKDAADPLEAKAKENDLNYVKLDGEVGIIGNGAGLVMSTLDVVAYAGEKHGNVKPANFLDIGGGASASVMAAGLDVILNDSQVKSVFVNVFGGITACDAVANGIVKALEILGDEANKPLVVRLDGNNVEEGRRILAEANHPLVTLATTMDEGADKAAELAHAAR
- a CDS encoding BCCT family transporter, which codes for MIEGQRAQEKALSRGVPAKLDKLLFAVTGVLALAFIAWGFFGTDNLSAVSQTALDWVITNAGWFFVLLASFLVVYVIWLAVGRFGRIPLGQDGEEPQYKTVSWIAMMFSAGMGIGLMFYGVAEPLFYYISPPPGTVDAQTPEALQTAMGTSLFHWGLHPWAMYAVVGIAMAYGTYRLGRKQLISSAFTSLFGAKRVDGPLGKVLNIFAIFATLFGTAASLGLGALQIGSGLQATGFLGTVGTPILVAIVAVLTGCFVASAVSGISRGIQWLSNINMVLAFVLAAIIFVVGPTLFILNVVPAAIGDYAANMAQMASRTEVTGDEAMRAWLSSWTIFYWAWWLSWTPFVGMFIARISRGRTIRQFVTGVLLVPFAVSVVWFSVFGGAAIGTQQEAAANGSEGLVTMVDGEPTISFDGSLFDLFAALPMPNLLAGAVGVLAMILIAIFFVTGADSASIVMASMSSNGAETPPRAVVVFWGILTGGVAAVMLLAGGDEPAEALDGLQRITIVAALPFAVVMLLLTVALVKDLARDPLSLRRKLAVSVVGRAIQAGVEEHGSSFDLHTTEHDERQEPAASNNGVVPADSAASKSAAPEGTDRDGGARGGK
- a CDS encoding VIT1/CCC1 transporter family protein, which translates into the protein MNPSPSPDRSGESPHQPTAADKKRWRQYLADEQAEAATYRYLAERREGEERDILLALAEAEGRHEEHWRSLLGDDAGRPLRPSLRNRMLGLLARRFGSVFVLALAQRAEGRSPYSQDPNATSAMAADEQIHEEVVRGLATRGRTRLSGNFRAAVFGANDGLVSNLALIMGIGATGVSSTFILISGLAGLLSGALSMGAGEYVSVRSQRELLDASRPTQITLSAAKSLDIDANELVLVYRARGMSKEAAEHRAAERMGLFSCDCDPSFSLNPEADDAGEARDQHESVGTGLGAAASSFCFFASGAVIPVLPYLFGLTGLTAVVLSCVLVGLALLMTGAVVGLLSGASPLKRALRQLAIGFGAAAATYLLGMFFGTTAL
- a CDS encoding alpha/beta hydrolase, whose translation is MRKHLGVLAVAAALLGPTLAAVPAVAAPAAPTAAAPAARTDVVVTSFDGTPIHTNFFPATGLAAGQQAPTVMVGPGFGLPGGRLPATSTSTLIGSIGIAPLREAGYNVVTWDPRGFGLSGGEAYVNNPAYEGRDGSALIDYIAAQPEASLDAPGDPVLGMAGASYGGGIQFVLASQDQRVDAITPTIAWNDLTTSLYKAGSFKSGWGALLCAEGTALGQLGSLVGNQGALAAPVRKACREGLTYPNQLSAESIAYFESLTPESMFTSITAPTLIIQGTADTLFTLDEATRNYRLISSTGTPTKMLQFCGGHGLCNSAAGPDRITPAVLNWFSKYLRDQPVDTGAAFEFIDQHGVTRAAPGYPEATGSLTGAGRGSMLLSPAAVSGAVVAAAVAPVAVNVPITSPAVTTSVFGAPQLTLTYRGSARQGSTHVYAQIIDKARASLVLGNQVTPVPLVLDGKEHTVTLPLEEVSYTVTSASRLVLQVTPATSVYAPPKATALTSFTASVTVPTVAAYPAVP